Below is a genomic region from Dioscorea cayenensis subsp. rotundata cultivar TDr96_F1 chromosome 14, TDr96_F1_v2_PseudoChromosome.rev07_lg8_w22 25.fasta, whole genome shotgun sequence.
ATTTCATTTTCCAAATCAAAAACATGCTAAATACAATGAGAGTAGATCCTGCAGTGATAATAACAGATCTACAAGTGCAAAATTATGATTCAAACCCTGTATCAACTGATGAGAACATGACTACACATTCAATTTCCAGTTATACACGCGCCCAAACTTTCCAAGTTGTATACACGCCCAAACTTTCAATCCTCAATTGTGTACGGTTGTGTACATCCTTGATTGTATATGCGTTtatcacatttataaaaaaatttgatatctgagtatatatatatatatacacgagAACCGGTATTCTAAGAACGTCCATAAATTTTAAGTCTAAGTCTTTTAAATCTAAAAACGTCCACGGTCACGGTCCATCCGACGGCTATCATCATTTCTAAACAATACAAAACACATTTTACAATATCATAAACAGTCAAAAAGAGCATCATAAAAAGTACAAAAAGATGTTTGTGAATTTTATACAATAAAACAAGTCAACTAAAAAGATTTATGTCTTTAGTAAGTTGCATATACACACGGAATTACACACTTTCAGTCTCACAAGTAATTTAGAGCATAAATAAACCTAAACAAGAATTCCTTGCCACTCGGTAAAGAACAAGATTGCACAGGCATGCATCTCAATTGCCCAAAAAAGACAAAGTAATGTAACAACATCATGCATTATAGAAACCACAAATGActagaaattccaaaaatatacagaaacaaagtacaaataaaTTACAGTGCATCAAATAAAAGAACCAAAATTACAAGAGTTTCAAAAGTAATGCTACTTCAGTCAAGAAGGCATACAgctatcatcttcatcatcagagTGTTCCTGATTCTATATACAATTTTCCTTCTTCCATGACCCATTCTTGCAACTTTTAGATGTTATAAAAGACacaaaaatacgaaaaaaaagtaagaaaagaacaaaagaaaaaacattatGCACCAACCAACCTGATCAACAAACCAACATCTTCAATGTCCAAAGCTCCTTTTCAAGTCAACTACAATAACACTTATGTTATCGGCGCTCTTCCTTCCAAGAGCAAGCCTAGCTAGCAATGCAGCTGCAAGTGAGCAGCGCGGAGCTGAggcttgttctttttcttcatcagtGACATTTTCTATGACTGCTCTGGTGACATCATCTGCACCGCTTGATAGAGCACCCTCTTCTAAACACCGGCGAGCTACATCACAGGCTAGCTCGTTCGATATAACATCCCATAATCCCATCACTCGCAATTACCAAGCATTCGTCAGATCGAGTTCTTTCCATCACAACCACTTCTGGTTCTGATATGACTACTGGTTTCAAGTACTTGTCACCTGCAAGGGTTTTTGATTATATGTCCAcaattaataaaactaaaagTAGAAACAATTTGTTCAACATTCCAGTAAAGTGTTCATACATTAGAAAAAGACTAATTTCTCATAATAATCTTAACCCTGTCTTAATTTAATCAAGTACAATGTCCTTTCCTTTCAATGGCATGCAGAAGTGCCAACAGAAGACGCAAGCAACAATAAAGATCTACCAAACAAACCAACCAAAacaccacatatatatattcatgacaTTTCAGAGTTTACATACAAACTTACTAAACCTCAAAGATCCTGTCAGTAACACTGTCAaacattgaaaacataaattggAAACCAGAGAGTAGCAATTCAATTTGTTAACCACATACGAAAAATATGCTGGAAGTCAAAATTATAACATGTagttaacttaattaaaaaccataaatatGAATAAGAACTTCCAAGCCTGAGATTAGACATGTTAAGTACTATCCTAAGACCAATTTCGCCTCCTCTGTGCTGCAAAGATTTCTAGCATCCTCTGATCATTAGGATTCAATTAACCCGAGTATCTGACAAAAACGCATTGCACGTCTGACAAAAACACATTGCACATCTGATAAAGAGTTGCGCAAGTACCAACCCATATATGCAAGAAGAGaatgagaaatgagagaaaaataaaggaaCTAGCGGCTGCTAAGCTTTTCTGGATTAAAAACAGAGTTGATGGCTTAGGTCAATTTTGAACTTATAAAactaaggatatatatatatacacgatccaactgtccaaaaaaaaatctgTTGGAAAAAATGCATCTAATGGCTAAAATTAGCTGcttgaagatgaaaaaaaataaaatggaataaaaaaaatacgcCACAGCCCGTCTGAGCACATGTGTGgtgcaaaaaaaacaaaacctagCATGGGGCCAAAGACTTGgaataaggggaaaaaaaataaatgtatacaAGTATGTGAACTTTTTGTGGGACAACCGTTGCCCAAAAATTTGGTAGTAAAAGAATCTAGGTCCGATCTAGCTCAAGTGACGGACAAAGTGGACATAAGCGAGCCTGATTCTAACAAACTATATCACCGGCCATATTCATATGGATGTCTCACCAATCAATTATAGAAAACAAATTTAGCAAGATAATAATTTGAGAAATTTCCATAATTTATTATGTACTAGTTGAGCTATACAGGCATAACTTACCATGTAAAAGGCACTCAATTTCATTTAAGGAAAGCTTAGTTTggaaattaaataagataagtATACCAAGTTTGTTTTGTCAGCCAACCAAATGGTCTCCCGTGTTGGAACAAGCGCACCATGCATCCATCTAAAGAGCATGTTCTATAGAAACAACAGCTTTGATTTAACAAGAATCTCAACCAGTAtcttaaaattaacaaaatggtTCAGTCTTAGCATAAAATCCTTAAAAACCAAGCAACATTAAAGGACAAAGTAACCTTAATATAGGTTAGAAATATGCACACTCTGTTAGTGTTCACATAATGTTAAAAATACAAGTCACCAAAACTTACTAAATTAGGTAAGAACATGTGCAGAATATCTCACACGCAACAACAATTAATGCAAGCTACTTTTGCAATTAGGTATTAACCTTGCTATGTGCCAATGGAAgaaaacttaaaagaaaaaaaacaaaaaaagaaagattctcATATAACTACTCTAGCTTGTCCCTATTCAATAGGGAAGAATTCATTAACCACCAGCCCAACAAAGTTGGCCCAAGTGGTAAAGGCTTAGGTCACTGAAGCAAGTGATTTCAAATTccctcaaagaaaaaaaaaagccctCATGggtcaaaaaccaaaaaccaaagaCCTCATGGACCGAATATACCATCAGCTCACTCCAGTTCAAACCTCCACAACCCTTTCTCGGATCATTCTTGTTCCTAGACCTCACCAAACTTCTCGAGATTATTGTTTGAGAACTTCCTCTCTGCAAGTGGACAAGGACTTGATCATGAAAATAGCCAAAAGAGATTGGCTTACAGAAGTGATTGACTCAATTTTAGAGTTCAGAAGGCAATGAATTTTGTAACCACAAAAGAGTTTGGTAAAAGATTAGTGCCCAAGCCTTCCAACACCTTGCCCACcatattttcaaaacaataaataattactTATTATCATCCACAAATGGGTAAAGTACGCCATCCTCACCCATTGTCCAGTACACTAAATTCCCCAGACTTAGCAGGGTTGTCTAACAGATGAACTTGAATGCTTCTTAATGATCACAGACAAGTGGAGAGTCTAACTTTAATTTGAAGCAATATACTTTCATGGATAGGTAATGAGGCCCCTATTTGTGGTATGATTATAGAGAAGAGAATGCCAATATGCTTGTAtacaaactaaacaaaaaaataaataaataaataaccttaCAGTTACTAAAACAGTATTTGGGATTGAGTTGGAAGGCATTTTAGCTTTCACAGATGGTTCATTTCACTCCTTCCCTCCCCTTGCTCATCTCTAACCTACACTATTGCAACCTTATATCAGCTTCTTCCAAAGATACTTTTCCATCCAGTCTGAACACCCTTCACCTGAATGTTTTTTAGTCAATGTTGGATAAAGAGTATTTTCGAAGAGATTCTATGGCATCCTTGGCCTACAAGGTATTCATCAAACTCCAACCATTCttgttttacttctttattAATCATTCCTCAAAATATGCCCatactaataatatttttttacgaAAGCAAATCTGCATACCACAAAGTTGTGATTCATGAAACAAATAGTAATGGTTGCATTAACCTCCATGACATGAAAAacagaataataaaatagaagCTATGTACCACTTAGGTTGGAGAATCCACAATCAAGAAACAGAGTTTGCAACTAACAGAGAGAAACATGAGCACAGTATCCTCGTATACCTGACCTTGGCATACTGACTATCCCTCTTATTGAAGAAAACAACATTGCATACAAAGATTTTCTAAGAGTTACAATTTTCCAACAGTTGCAACCAAAAGGAAGATCACATATCATCCAGGCAATTGATGGAAATGCCCACACAGCCTTTTATAGTTTCAGTCTCATTGAAGAGCCTTTAAACAAGACCCAACTCACTGCTACATCAAATTATTAACTTCTCATTCAGCCCTGGCGATCACTCCAGTCTCTCTACAAAAATGTAGAGAAACTACAAGTAAACTTCATGATCATTTGAATCTTAACCAAAAATTCCATCTTTCCCATAAAAAACCAGCCAAAATCTACTTCACCTCCAAACACAACATCTAGTCatgcaaaaaaatatcaacatatCAAATTGAGTCGAAAAACAGTACCTAAAGCACGGGACATGGCGAGGATTCCATGGACTCTTGCTCCGTTGAGGTAGATCACCCTCCCGCCGGCGGCTTCAATGCGCGCCAGCTCGTCCGGCCTGTCCGGCTGCAAAACGCCACAAACATTATACAACCGTACACAAGCTCAACCCCAGCCAATAGAATCCCTCCACGTGCCCCCCAATTTCCAGCTCACAGGCTCCACGAACCACCGAAAACGACTCCCTACTCACTACCCATGCTTTGCCATGAAATTACGGCGAATGCCATCGCCGGAGATTTAGGTTTAGTTTTACCTTGTGGTCGTCGGAGAGGGGGAGGGCGCGGCCGGAGCGGGAGAGGACGGCACGAGAGTCGCCGCAGTTGGCGACTAAGATCCGGCTTCGAGAGACGATGGCGACAACGGCTGTCGACCCCACGACGTCGGACTCGAACCCCGATCTCTCGCAGCCGCACGGCGGTGGCCCAGGTCTCCCACAAGCGCACGCCGCCAGTACCACCTCGTCCATCCTCGCGAACGCTCTCTCCACCGCCGCCTTTCCACTCCTCTTCGTTCGCCGCCTTCGTCCCCGCCCTGCCTATCTCCTCCGCCACCAGCTCGTGCATCCTTTCCCTGCACATCGCCGACACCTGCAAATCCCAACCGTTCATTCTCATCCACCAATCTCATCCTACGGCTCTCCAGCTTCTCTCACCGGAGAAGCCGGAGAACCAGAACGAGCTTCTCTTTCATTCGAAAATtcagagtaaaaaaaaaaatcaaattagaaaACTAGGGTTTCGAGGAGATGAGATGGCGATCGATTACGTGGGAACCTCCATGGCCATCGAAGACAGCGAAGAAGTGGAGCAGCTCGCCGCCGGCGAGCCGACAAAACGCCGGGCGAACTGAAACAGCGTCCTCCATCTCGCGCGACAACCCACAGAGCGACACCGACCCAAAAGCCACCACCGGAGCCACCGTCCGGGTTCTCTTCTCGGCCGCCGGTGGCTCAGCCGAGGCGACTCGTTTCTCGCCGCAGTTCGAGGTCTCTCCGGCGTGCTCGATCCTCAGGCGGCGCGGCTCGCAGCATTTGGCCAAGGACTCGCCATCGCCTGCCATATTCACGCATACATCAGCCATCAACGGCGTCGATCGCTTCCAATCCCGTTCTCTCTCATCTCCGGCGAGGGTTTCGCGGAGGTGCGCCGGTGGCGGGGAAGACGGTTGGCAATTTATAgacaattttatatatatatatatatatatatatatatagtttttaaaatttatataaacctTTTCGCAAATACACCCCTGCATAACCTcataattacataaaatattaccaaaaattaaatcatgGCTAAAATTCTCCATTACCCCCTGAATTATGAagataattgtttatttattctataCATAACATacaaatatcttttatttatgtaattaatcatgaaagtttatagaaaaaatagggacgaaatataaattttagagGGGTGCAAAAGAAAGAAGTGATTTATAATATTTCGAGGGggtaattgaaaaaaaaaacagaggccAGCTCTCGAGCACGACGTGTTGACGAGAATGAGAGACACGTCAATAGTCGTACTTCTCGGCGCCGCTCTCGCGATACGAGATAATGGTAGCAAAGTTATCGTCTCGTGATGATCATCTCGGCAACAGAAGACCGTTGGATTTGAGATTGGCGCTGATCTCGATGTAGGTGGATGTTACTGTTGTGATTATGAGTCCTTATCAcgagaaaaaatgaagaagatgtgcacCGTTCAGAGGGTGGCACGTGGCGTGTGATTATTGGTTGGTTGGCATGCATGTACGTGTGTAAGACTCTAGTTCGGGTAGTGTCCTTTGTTGAAAAGGACTTTTGTTTTGGTTAAGTAACACGTGATTTGATTGGACGGTCAATTGGGCCCGGATCTTGGGTTAGATCATGTGTTGGAAAACGGGTGGTCATAATGAATATATCGATAAAAGaaagattaataaaattatccaaCTCccaacaatcaaagaaatttgtgtataatatatatatatatatatactctttttAAAGGACATAGTGAAGAAGAAGCAAGACTAATGAAGGGGCTTCAAGGAGAGTTTCCTGAATTGTTCAAGGACTTattagagaagaagaagcaagaTGGATCAAAGGCAAGTTCATCTGAAGGAGTGCAAACAAGAGTCCCAGAGGATCCATATGCTTGGATAACTTTTGCATATCCAAGTATTTTCAAGAagggaaagaagaaaaatgttgaaGTATTGAAAGATGGAAGTTTCAAGATAAACCCAGAAGCCGGTAAAGATGTTGTAGTCAAAGATGAAACTAAGAAGGATGAACAATTGTCTACTGAAGAAGGGGTGAATGATTTTGAACATGATCAAGAAGTTAACATGATAAAGGAAAAAGTGAATGTTAAGGGAAAAGAACCATTagttgaagaagaacaacaagagtCTAAGGACTCATCTGTGAATGGATGGGCGAGCGGTGAACAGGATCTAGAGGAGATTGTTATACAAACTCTCAAAGAGTTGAAGAAGGGTAAAGAAACCAAAGAAGATCTTGACAATGTTCCTTTGCAAGCACGAGTACTCAAAGAAATTTCGAAGAAGAGGAAATCAAGCCCCACGCTTAAGAGCCAAAAGAAGACAACATCCAAGAAACCAAGACGAAAGACTTTTTCAGATTCAAAAACTGAAGTGCAGAGAACTCctacaaacaagaaaatagagcAGAAGAAAACCCCCAtcaaagggaagaagaagagttAAGCACTAGCAACATTAGGAAAGAAATTCTTAAATGAAGACTGtagaaaaagatggaaaataaTCTATAGTCGGGGTTTGATTGTGGAAAGAGTCATCGATGAGATAGCCTTCGACAAGAACTGTTTAATAAAGCTTCTCACTGAAAAAGGGTTGATTATGTCTGCCACATTTGCCAAGGAATACAGCCCTACACTGGTCAAGGAATTCTACAGCAATCTAGTTCCTGCAGTCAAGACCCTCACAGCAGAAGGGTATCATCAGGTCTTTGTGAGAGGTAAAAAGATTGAGTTTTCACCGGAGAAGTTGAACAATTTTCTGGAGTTTTCAACAAAGGTACAAGATTCAGTGtttgaagaaaattttgaatacaatgatgaGATTGTAAAGGAGATAACTGGAAGGAAAATGCATCACTTGGGGACAAGAATCAAGATTACCTGCATCACTCCTAACAGTAAAGTACAATGTTCTTTTCCGATTGGGTATTTTCAATTGGTTTCCGACCGCCCACAATTCAAGCATATTGAAAGAGATGGCATTGTTGTTATATGCCATAGTTACTGGGTGTCCATTTAATCTGGGGTAGTTCATCTTTGAGAAAATCACTACAGAGGCCgccaactttacaaccataacaCATCTAGGGTATCCAGTCCTGATCACACAATATCTGTTGCAACACAAGATACAATTAGAGAAGACAGAGATGGTATCAgacatcaagaaaataaagatatCTCCCAAGTTGTTTGCATATGGGAAAAAGATTGATTTGCCAATAGGAAGAGTTTCTCCTCCACCTTCATTCACCAATGATAAAGGAGTTCCAAACCTAAATATTGAAGAAGGATACAAGAAGCTCTTAACAGACCAACTGGAGGACTTTGAACGAAGACAAAGATCGTATGCTGCAGAGTTGATTATCATTGCTAAACAAAAGCAGGTCATTCAGGCAAAGCTTGACATTCTGAACAAGAAGGAATTGGAAGCATCAGGTAGGCTATTTGACATTTAGGGGGAGTTCTAATGTAGTTTCAACCCAGTTTACATGTCATGTAGCTTTAACATCATCTGCTACAAAGGAGGAGAAACAATGAAGTCTACTAGTCGACCGTTACATGTTTTTCAGTTTTAGTCTATAGTATTTTGGTATGTTTGTTGTCTAAAACTATTAAAGACTAAAGTGTTTTGGTATCTCTTTATCACTAATTGCAGTAtgtgttaaaattttcatgtATTCAGCCAATAGCAGCTAGCAAATGTATTCTCATTCAATTTTGCTTGACTCCATGTTGTAACTGGTAGTTGTAACGGGTGTCAGTCTGACAGAAGTTTGGTAGTTAAAGTTGTAACTAATGCTAAAAGAGGAGATTGTTAGAGCTAGAAGCTCAAGTTAGCATTATTTGACAAGTAGCAGGATAACTTGccaaaggatgatgatgtggcttcAAGTTTAGAAGACAATGATTGGTGTTATATTTGGAGAATCTCTCAAAAACCATGCGgagctatctttggtaagagtTTATATTTGGAGGATCTCTCTTTAAAAACCAAGTGGAGAAAATCTATtgaatctatctttggtaagagcaTCAACTTTGAAAGATCTCTTTTGAGGAACAAGCAAAATGCATGCAAAGAATATTTACACAACTATCTTTGAAAAAGAGatttatttgaagacacaaggaTATCTATGATCACAACTAATTAAGCAAACAAAACTATTTATGATCATAGATATTTGAAGATACAAGCTATTCAAGGACAaatctatttgaagacacaaataaatttggagataattgaaacctaagcttggatgaatgaagatcatacttcaaatatattgaagagctaaacttggatgaaaggagatcaagtttagtaacaacaatattaataaac
It encodes:
- the LOC120275703 gene encoding LOW QUALITY PROTEIN: probable protein phosphatase 2C 68 (The sequence of the model RefSeq protein was modified relative to this genomic sequence to represent the inferred CDS: deleted 2 bases in 2 codons), whose protein sequence is MADVCVNMAGDGESLAKCCEPRRLRIEHAGETSNCGEKRVASAEPPAAEKRTRTVAPVVAFGSVSLCGLSREMEDAVSVRPAFCRLAGGELLHFFAVFDGHGGSHVSAMCRERMHELVAEEIGRAGTKAANEEEWKAAVERAFARMDEVVLAACACGRPGPPPCGCERSGFESDVVGSTAVVAIVSRSRILVANCGDSRAVLSRSGRALPLSDDHKPDRPDELARIEAAGGRVIYLNGARVHGILAMSRALGDKYLKPVVISEPEVVVMERTRSDECLVIASDGLWDVISNELACDVARRCLEEGALSSGADDVTRAVIENVTDEEKEQASAPRCSLAAALLARLALGRKSADNISVIVVDLKRSFGH